In Gemmatimonadaceae bacterium, a genomic segment contains:
- a CDS encoding ATP-binding protein produces MASSRTNITAAFVAGLVAVTGALGLTFWTVRNATVYGDIARYASTEADLATRLILEAGEGAQSVVIGPDTAAEMFSITPRLRAMLNAFPGYLVVKDRQGLVLFQSAEVRRLSNADAALLSDQLTNLQPGGPAGLLSLDGAQDRLLLVAQNIADSTSSSLGKVVVGVPTQDATALPRELMIALFVIAPVVIVAAGWGAWATLGITSQRIGKITHDVSAISDGRSLHRRLSIENAGQEFEELIATLNAMIERLETSFLGLRRFTADASHELKTPLAVLRADVERAMSEPSPADRMVALEEALHETTRMADLVESLLTLARADEGRFDIHREPVELKPLVEDVYETALILGEGAEVTVNLPFTAEVTVMGDPTRLRQLFLNLVTNAIKYTPAGGKVDIGLGLHPDNVTFAVRDTGIGIAAADVPHIFERFWRADRVRSRMSERGGFGLGLAISQWIAQAHGGTLTASSRLGRGSLFTVTLPLPQQAAKT; encoded by the coding sequence ACGCAATGCCACCGTCTATGGGGACATCGCGCGCTACGCCAGCACTGAAGCGGATCTCGCCACCCGCCTGATACTGGAGGCGGGAGAAGGAGCACAGTCGGTTGTCATCGGACCCGACACCGCCGCGGAGATGTTTTCCATCACCCCGCGGCTCCGCGCGATGCTCAACGCATTCCCCGGGTATCTGGTTGTAAAGGACCGGCAGGGTCTGGTGCTGTTCCAGTCGGCCGAGGTGCGGCGTCTCAGCAACGCCGACGCGGCACTCCTGTCGGATCAACTCACCAATCTTCAACCCGGCGGGCCGGCGGGTCTGCTGTCACTCGACGGTGCGCAGGACCGGCTGCTCCTCGTGGCACAAAACATCGCGGATTCGACCAGCAGCAGCCTTGGGAAGGTCGTGGTGGGAGTGCCGACGCAGGACGCGACCGCGCTTCCGCGCGAGCTCATGATCGCTCTCTTCGTCATCGCGCCCGTCGTCATCGTAGCTGCCGGCTGGGGAGCGTGGGCCACGCTCGGAATCACGTCGCAGCGCATCGGGAAAATCACTCACGACGTCTCCGCGATCAGTGACGGCCGCAGTCTGCACCGCCGTCTCAGCATTGAAAACGCGGGTCAGGAATTCGAGGAGCTGATCGCCACGCTCAACGCGATGATCGAGCGCCTGGAGACATCTTTCCTCGGACTCCGCCGATTCACCGCCGACGCGAGCCACGAGCTGAAGACGCCGCTCGCCGTTCTGCGCGCCGATGTCGAGCGCGCGATGAGTGAGCCGTCGCCGGCGGACCGGATGGTGGCGCTCGAAGAAGCACTGCACGAGACGACGCGCATGGCTGACCTCGTGGAAAGTCTGCTCACTCTCGCCCGCGCCGACGAAGGACGTTTCGACATTCACCGCGAGCCAGTGGAGCTCAAGCCGCTCGTCGAGGACGTGTACGAGACAGCGCTGATACTTGGCGAGGGAGCGGAAGTGACGGTGAATCTTCCGTTCACCGCTGAAGTCACGGTGATGGGAGACCCAACGCGCCTCCGTCAGCTCTTCCTGAATCTCGTGACGAACGCGATCAAGTACACGCCCGCCGGCGGCAAGGTGGACATCGGCCTTGGATTGCATCCGGACAACGTCACGTTCGCCGTGCGCGACACCGGAATAGGAATTGCCGCCGCCGATGTGCCTCACATCTTCGAGAGATTCTGGCGCGCCGACCGCGTGCGATCGAGAATGTCCGAGCGCGGCGGCTTCGGCCTCGGACTGGCGATCAGCCAGTGGATCGCCCAGGCGCATGGTGGCACGCTCACTGCGTCGTCAAGGCTCGGGCGCGGGAGTCTCTTCACTGTCACACTGCCTCTTCCCCAGCAGGCGGCGAAAACATGA